In Antennarius striatus isolate MH-2024 chromosome 8, ASM4005453v1, whole genome shotgun sequence, a single window of DNA contains:
- the mri1 gene encoding methylthioribose-1-phosphate isomerase encodes MTLEAIRYRAGSLQVLNQLLLPHQTVYEELRSVQDAFEAIKSMKVRGAPAIAIVGCLSLAVELRAGAGGDDPVTFIRESLCHLISARPTAVNMGRAARELMEFAENESMEKNPEPLRDSVITWIEDMLERDVNDNRKIGNYGAQHILSGVPRDSVTILTHCNTGSLATAGYGTALGVVRSLHALGRLKRLYLTETRPYNQGSRLTAYEAVAEGIPATLITDSMAALTMREMDITAVVVGADRVVANGDTANKVGTYQLAIAAKHHGIPFYVAAPSTSCDLSLESGRDIVIEVRPPEELTKINGVPIAAPGIEVWNPAFDVTPHQLITGGIITELGVFLPSELQAALTGRLTAL; translated from the exons ATGACGTTGGAGGCAATCCGGTACCGGGCCGGTTCCCTGCAGGTCCtgaaccagctgctgctgccgcaCCAGACGGTCTACGAGGAGCTGCGCTCGGTGCAGGACGCGTTCGAGGCCATCAAGTCCATGAAG GTGCGGGGCGCCCCAGCCATTGCCATCGTGGGCTGCCTCAGCCTGGCCGTGGAGCTGCGAGCAGGCGCCGGTGGCGACGACCCTGTGACCTTCATCCGGGAGTCTCTATGTCACCTGATCTCGGCCCGGCCCACCGCCGTCAACATGGGCCGCGCCGCCCGCGAGCTGATGGAGTTCGCCGAGAACGAGAGCATGGAGAAGAACCCTGAGCCCCTCAGGGACAG TGTGATCACCTGGATTGAAGACATGCTGGAGCGCGACGTCAATGACAACAGGAAGATCGGTAACTATGGCGCCCAGCACATCCTGTCTGGCGTCCCCAGGGACTCGGTGACCATCCTGACGCACTGCAACACGGGCTCCCTGGCCACCGCCGGATACGGGACGGCGCTGG gcgtgGTGCGGAGCCTCCACGCGCTGGGCCGGCTGAAGCGCCTCTACCTGACGGAGACACGCCCCTACAACCAGGGCTCCCGCCTCACCGCCTACGAGGCGGTGGCCGAGGGCATCCCCGCCACGCTCATAACCGACAGCATGGCGGCGCTCACCATGAGGGAGATGGACATCACAG CCGTGGTGGTGGGGGCCGACAGGGTGGTCGCCAACGGGGACACGGCCAACAAAGTGGGCACCTACCAGCTGGCCATCGccgcaaagcatcatgggattcCTTTCTACGTGGCGGCGCCCAGCACGTCGTGCGACCTGAGCCTGGAGAGCGGCAGAGACATCGTCATCGAGGTGCGCCCCCCTGAGGAGCTCACCAAGATCAACGGCGTCCCCATCGCCGCGCCAG GTATCGAGGTGTGGAACCCGGCGTTCGACGTGACCCCCCACCAGCTGATCACAGGAGGCATCATCACGGAGCTGGGGGTGTTCCTTCCGTCTGAGCTGCAGGCGGCGCTCACCGGCCGCCTCACCGCCCTctag
- the pi4k2b gene encoding phosphatidylinositol 4-kinase type 2-beta: protein MMSECDPTETGEPALDAGAAGAAGAAFPAPPGISVGGGSSPGGAVRMWESRESVLTEPEADASGEDALLLPCPAGGASPRDKRGRRARRGSSDRDGLASPGANSGDFNLFPEDPEFADIIQRAEHAIENGVFPERISQGSSGSYFVKDSKGKIIGVFKPKSEEPYGHLNPKWTKYFHKLCCPCCFGRGCLVPNQGYLSEAAASLVDTKLGLGVVPRTKVVYLASETFHYSAIDRAKSRGKKYALEKVPKVGRRFHRVGLPPKVGSFQLFVEGYREADHWLRLFEAEPLPENIRKQLQAQFERLVVLDYIIRNTDRGNDNWLIKQEKPGGEEGGHKDQDWTESSSASCIKIAAIDNGLAFPFKHPDEWRAYPFHWAWLPQAKEAFSQGTRDLLLSRLSDMNFVQDLCEDLYEMFKTDKGFDETMFERQMSVMRGQVLNLTQALKDGKSPIQLVQMPRVVVEHSRSGSQGRVVALGNAFTQTFHCKRPFFSSW, encoded by the exons ATGATGTCAGAGTGCGACCCGACCGAGACCGGCGAGCCGGCGCTGGACGCGGGAGCGGCGGGAGCGGCGGGAGCGGCGTTTCCGGCCCCGCCGGGGATCTCCGTGGGGGGCGGCTCGAGCCCCGGGGGAGCCGTCCGGATGTGGGAGTCGCGTGAGAGCGTCCTGACCGAACCGGAAGCGGACGCTTCCGGTGAGGACGCGCTGCTGCTGCCGTGCCCGGCGGGGGGCGCGTCTCCGCGGGACAAGCGGGGCCGGAGGGCCCGACGCGGCTCGTCCGACCGGGACGGGCTGGCCTCCCCAG GTGCCAACAGCGGAGACTTCAACCTCTTCCCTGAAGACCCCGAGTTTGCCGACATCATCCAGAGGGCGGAGCACGCCATCGAAAACGGCGTCTTCCCTGAGAGGATTTCCCAGGGTTCCAGTGGGAGCTACTTTGTCAAAGACTCCAAAGGG AAAATCATCGGTGTTTTCAAGCCAAAGTCGGAGGAACCCTACGGGCACCTGAACCCCAAATGGACCAAATACTTTCACAAG CTGTGTTGCCCCTGCTGCTTTGGCCGCGGCTGCTTGGTGCCCAACCAGGGGTACCTGTCGGAGGCCGCCGCCTCGCTGGTCGACACCAAGCTGGGCCTGGGGGTGGTGCCGAGGACCAAG GTGGTGTATCTGGCCAGCGAGACGTTTCATTACAGCGCCATCGACAGAGCCAAGTCCAGGGGGAAGAAGTACGCCTTGGAGAAAGTCCCCAAAGTTGGGCGACGCTTCCACAGGGTGGGGCTGCCGCCCAAG GTGGGTTCCTTCCAGCTCTTTGTGGAGGGGTACCGTGAAGCGGACCACTGGCTGCGGCTCTTTGAGGCAGAACCTCTGCCGGAGAACATCAGGAAGCAGTTGCAGGCCCAGTTTGAGCGCCTGGTGGTGCTGGACTACATCATCAGGAACACAG ACCGAGGGAACGACAACTGGTTGATCAAGCAGGAGAagccaggaggagaggagggaggacacAAG GATCAAGATTGGACGGAGAGCAGCTCGGCTTCCTGCATCAAGATCGCGGCGATCGACAACGGCCTGGCCTTCCCCTTCAAGCACCCGGATGAGTGGCGGGCCT ACCCGTTCCACTGGGCGTGGCTCCCCCAGGCTAAGGAGGCCTTCTCCCAGGGCACTCGAGACCTGCTGCTGTCCCGCCTGTCGGACATGAACTTTGTGCAGGACCTTTGTGAGGACCTCTACGAGATGTTCAAG ACGGATAAAGGCTTTGATGAAACCATGTTTGAGAGACAGATGTCTGTGATGAGAGGACAG GTGTTGAACCTGACCCAGGCGCTGAAGGACGGGAAGAGCCCCATCCAGCTGGTGCAGATGCCCCGGGTGGTGGTGGAACACAGCCGCTCAGGCAGCCAGGGGCGAGTGGTCGCCCTCGGCAACGCCTTCACGCAGACCTTCCACTGCAAGCGCCCCTTTTTCTCTTCCTGGTAA